In Dermacentor silvarum isolate Dsil-2018 chromosome 2, BIME_Dsil_1.4, whole genome shotgun sequence, the following proteins share a genomic window:
- the LOC119440124 gene encoding basic proline-rich protein-like, producing MTRQPVYETTLDTRVKQREPDQGPDRPAQSPAITLLGQQQQPRAGPPHPVPPSPSPPGVSATPGHKGGTTRQPPPQDARRPKRPPHQGSSRSAPVSSSTQQQPVPTPHGSSSHGGGNPSAPTPATRDHDPVFRQASAAIDLGHPPPWSPTSGNAPAGAVAVKPSIHAGVKALHLGSARRPRHSGHRNEAPPQNGSDHALKPPRAPPLADSLRRNPCGSSRKPEEKKGRPAAPPTKINRAPSKGISPTPPENDNAQRHDNRRCFRPASLCVRGPYITEHPLRLVDFEYRGREPTVQQQRQRVEPSAATPSVTGLRLELRVGVLHNL from the exons ATGAcccgccagcccgtctacgagaCGACGTTAGACACACGTGtcaagcagcgagaacccgaccagggccCGGACCGACCGGCCCAGAGTCCCGCAATCACACtcctcgggcagcagcagcagccgcgtgcagGTCCACCCCACCCGgtgccgccatcgccctcgcccccGGGAGTGTCAGCCACACCAGGCCACAAGGGAGGCACCACAAGACAGCCCCCACCGCAGGACGCCCGCCGCCCGAAGCGaccaccgcaccaggggagcagcCGCAGCGCCCCGGTATCCTCCAGTACCCAGCAGCAACCAGTCCCAACACCCCATGGTTCCAGCAGCCATGGCGGTGGCAATCCCTCAGCACCGACTCCCGCCACCAGAGATCACGACCCGGTGTTCAGGCAAGCGTCAGCGGCCATTGACCTGGGACATCCACCACCATGGTCGCCCACCTCCGGGAACGCCCCCGCCGGGGCCGTCGCCGTCAAGCCAAGCATCCACGCAGGCGTCAAGGCGCTCCACCTAGGGTCAGCGCGGCGCCCAAGGCACAGCGGCCACCGCAATGAAGCGCCGCCCCAGAATGGCTCCGACCATGCCCTCAAGCCACCCAGAGCACCACCACTCGCAGACAGCCTCCGAAGAAATCCCTGTGGCAGTTCCCGAAAGCCTGAAGAGAAGAAGGGAAGACCGGCAGCACCACCCACAAAAATCAACAGAGCACCCTCCAAGGGAATCTCCCCAACCCCGCCCGAAAACGACAACGCTCAGCGGCACGACAATCGACG ctgctttcggcccgcgtCCTTATGCGTGCGAGGCCCCTACATCACCGAGCATCCGCTGCGGCTCGTCGACTTCGAGTATCGCGGCCGAGAACCaacggttcagcaacagcggcagcgagtcgaGCCCTCAGCTGCCACACCATCAGTCACAGGCCTCCGGCTCGAGCTCCGCGTCGGCGTCCTCCACAATCTATAG